One Argiope bruennichi chromosome 5, qqArgBrue1.1, whole genome shotgun sequence DNA segment encodes these proteins:
- the LOC129968584 gene encoding fibroin heavy chain-like isoform X16 gives MHQFSRLTFFFFILFLQGFSALGQNDATVEVISNFIGCLKQSGVFSYEQNEDLNLVLETAKMQRNKMGNRVTESKLKTIRMGVAGSIAETAVASPNGASPSLTSSVDNCLTSAMLQVTGQVDQTFRTEMSQIMQVVYNDEKNSVSSYGYGAGAGAGAGAGAGAGAGAGAGYGGGYGIGNGAGSGAGYGAGAGSAAGSGAGSGAGAGSGVGAGAGYGAGVGAGAGAGAGFGRGYGAGSGAGAGAGAGVGFGSGAGAGAGAGSGAGAGSGYGAGSGAGFGSGAGAGSGSGAGAGYGSGSGSGYGAGSGSGAGAGSGAGSGAGAGSGSSAGAGYGSGAGSGAGSGSGAGGGYGSGAGAGAGSGSGAGSGAGAGYGAGSGTGSGSGSGYGAGSGAGAGAGSGSGTGYGSGSGAGSGAGAGSGSGYGAGSGAGAGVGSGAGSGAGAGYGSGAGAGYGSGAGSGAGAGAGFGSGAGAGAGSGSGSGYGSGFGAGSGAGAGYGSGAGSGAGAGAGFGSGAGAGAGSGSGSGYGSGFGAGSGAGAGAGSGAGAGAGYGRGFGTGAGAGTGRGSGAGYGSGYGAGSGSGIGIGSGLGAGSGYGSGYGAGAGAGSGAGYGAGSGAGAGSGEGAGYGSGSGAGSGAGAGSGSGAGAGYGSGSGSGYGAGSGSGAGAGSGAGAGSGAGAGSGSGAGAASGAGAGSGSGAGAGYGSGAGSGAGYGSGAGAGAGSGSGAGYGSDSGAGSGAGAGSGSGYGAGSGAGAGAGSGAGSGAGAGYGSGAGAGYGSGAGSGAGAGTGFGSGAGAGAGSGSGAGYGSGFGAGSGSGIGIGSGLGAGSGYGSGYGAGAGAGSGAGYGAGSGAGAGSGAGAGSGAGSGSGSGAGAGYGSGSGSGYGGGSGSGAGAGSGAGAGSGAGAGSGSGAGAGSGAGAGSGSGAGAGYGSGAGSGAGYGSGAGAGVGSGSGASYGSGSGAGSGAGAGSGSGYGAGSGAGAGAGSGAGAGAGAGYGSGAAAGYGSGAGSGTGAGYGSGSGAGSGAGSGYGSGYGAGAGVGSGAGYGAGSGVGYGAGSGVGYGAGLGAGAGSGAGAGYGLGAGAGSGSGYGVGAGAGSGAGAGAGYGTGFGTGAGYGAGSGAGSGSGTGAGSGSGAGSGYGSGYGAGTGAGAGYGRGLGAAAGYGTGSGAGAGAGSGAGAGTGAGSGSGSGAGAGYGSGAGSGAGAGSGSGSGSGAGAGAGSGSGAGNGSGSGAGSGAGAGTGSGYGTGAGAGSGAGAGAGSGVGAGAGSGSGAGFGSSYGAGSGYGIGVGSGSGAGAGYGRGLGAGAGYGAGSGAGSGSGSGYGAGSGAGAGIGSGSGAGSGSGYGTGAGAGSGAGAGIGSGSGAGSGSGYGTGAGAGSGAGAGAGTGVGAGAGYGRGFGTGAGYGAGSGAGAGAGSGSGAGFGSGYGAGLGSGIGVGSGSGAGSGAGAGSGAGAGYGSGAGAGYGSGSGSGYGAGSGSGAGAGSGAGAGSGAGAGSGSGAGYGSGAGAGAGSGSGAGYGSGSGAGSGAGAGSGSGYGAGSGAGAGAGSGAGSGAGAGYGSGAGAGYGSGVGSGAGAGAGYGSGAGAGAGSGSGAGYGSGSGAGSGAGSGYGSGYGAGAGVGSGAGYGAGSGVGYGAGSGAGAGSGAGAGYGYGLGAGAGSGSGYGVGAGTGSGAGAGSGAGAGSGSGAGAGYGYGAGAGYGSGAGAGSGSGAGAGAGYGFGAGSGAGAGSGAGAGAGLGAGAGSGAGAGAGSGAGAGSGTGAGSGSGAGAGYGSGAGAGAGSGSGTGYGSGSGAGSGAGAGYGSGYGAGAGAGSGAGYGAGSGAGYGAGSGAGYGAGSGAGAGYGSGSGAGSGAGGGYGSGYGVGAGAGSGAGYGAGSGAGYGAGLGAGAGSGAGAGAGSGAGAGAGSGSGAGAGAGSGSGAGAGAGSGSGAGSGYGSGAGTGAGSGYGSGYGVGSGAGAGSGAGAGSGYGSGAGAGAGSGSGAGYGSGYGAGSGVGSGAGAGSGSGAGSGAGAGAGYGSGYGAGAGAGYGAGSGAGAGAGSGSGYGAGAGAGYGAGSGAGAGAGSGSGYGAGAGAGSGAGAGSGSGAGSGAGAGAGYGAGSGAGAGSGSGSGYGAGAGAGYGAGSGAGAGAGSGSGYGAGAGAGYGAGSGAGAGAGSGSGYGAGAGAGSGAGAGAGSGAGAGSGSGAGSGAGAGAGYGAGSGAGAGSGSGTGSGAGAGAGYGAGSGAGAGAGYGGGFGAGSGSGSGAGAGVGSGSGYGTGAGSGAGAGSGAGAGSGVGAGAGSGSGAGYGSGYGAGSGAGSSAGAGSGSGYGTGAGTGSGSGVGFGAGYGGGYGAGFGAGSGVGYGAGAGAGAGTGNVIGDAFAQEFTKNLLSSGVLTSETVTSSSAQATASSMAATAAQSLGLDANTANYLSNEMARMAASMAQSASDQAAFVQALSYNMGKLLAESGAINESTASSAASSASSSVTQTIRTYDLGGGAGYGGAAAAGAGASAAAGASASSSVSSSSGVGTANYGGYGYGTAGAATEAGAYSSALSGLASPEAVNRIVSNIGPIVYGGSSALSDVASNIISQVSASAYGASANDVVIQGLLELISILVHIINNCSIGPVNPNGADASLATVRQAMAPILG, from the exons ATGCATCAGTTTTCTCGATTAAcgttctttttcttcattttattcctTCAAGGGTTTTCGGCCCTAGGACAAAATGACGCTACAGTAGAAGTGATCTCAAACTTTATAGGGTGTTTGAAACAAAGCGGTGTGTTCTCATATGAACAAAATGAGGATCTGAACCTAGTCTTAGAAACGGCCAAAATGCAGAGAAATAAAATGGGAAACAGAGTAACAGAAAGCAAACTTAAAACAATAAGGATGGGTGTGGCTGGATCCATAGCTGAAACAGCAGTAGCTTCCCCGAATGGAGCTTCTCCGTCTTTGACAAGCAGCGTTGACAACTGTTTGACTAGCGCAATGCTCCAAGTGACTGGACAAGTAGATCAAACTTTCAGAACGGAAATGTCGCAAATCATGCAAGTAGTGTATAATGACGAAAAAAATTCTGTATCTTCATACGGATATGGCGCTGGCGCAGGAGCAGGAGCAGGAGCCGGTGCTGGTGCCGGAGCCGGAGCTGGAGCTGGATATGGAGGGGGGTACGGAATCGGTAACGGTGCTGGATCAGGCGCTGGATATGGAGCTGGAGCTGGATCAGCCGCAGGATCAGGAGCAGGTTCGGGAGCAGGAGCAGGTTCGGGAGTAGGAGCTGGAGCTGGATACGGTGCGGGAGTTGGTGCAGGTGCTGGAGCCGGAGCTGGATTTGGAAGAGGATATGGTGCTGGTTCGGGAGCTGGAGCTGGAGCAGGTGCTGGAGTGGGATTTGGATCTGGAGCAGGAGCCGGAGCTGGAGCTGGATCAGGTGCGGGAGCCGGAAGTGGTTACGGTGCTGGTTCTGGAGCTGGATTTGGATCAGGAGCTGGAGCTGGATCTGGATCAGGAGCTGGAGCTGGTTACGGATCGGGATCAGGAAGCGGTTATGGTGCTGGATCAGGTTCAGGAGCCGGAGCTGGTTCAGGTGCTGGATCGGGTGCCGGAGCGGGATCTGGATCAAGTGCTGGAGCTGGATACGGATCTGGCGCTGGATCAGGAGCTGGATCTGGATCAGGAGCGGGCGGTGGATACGGATCGGGTGCAGGAGCCGGAGCTGGGTCAGGTTCTGGAGCTGGATCAGGTGCCGGAGCAGGATACGGAGCAGGATCAGGTACTGGATCGGGATCTGGTAGCGGTTACGGTGCTGGATCAGGTGCCGGAGCCGGAGCTGGATCAGGTTCAGGAACCGGTTACGGAAGTGGTTCTGGAGCTGGATCCGGTGCTGGTGCGGGATCTGGAAGCGGTTATGGTGCTGGATCAGGTGCAGGTGCCGGAGTTGGTTCAGGTGCTGGATCGGGTGCAGGAGCCGGATATGGATCAGGTGCTGGGGCTGGATACGGATCTGGCGCTGGATCAGGTGCTGGAGCGGGAGCTGGATTCGGATCGGGTGCCGGAGCCGGAGCTGGGTCAGGTTCAGGGTCTGGTTACGGAAGTGGTTTTGGTGCTGGATCAGGTGCTGGGGCTGGATACGGATCTGGCGCTGGATCAGGTGCTGGAGCGGGAGCTGGATTCGGATCGGGTGCCGGAGCCGGAGCTGGGTCAGGTTCAGGGTCTGGTTACGGAAGTGGTTTTGGTGCTGGATCAGGTGCAGGAGCCGGAGCTGGATCAGGCGCAGGTGCGGGAGCTGGATACGGAAGAGGATTCGGTACTGGAGCTGGAGCTGGAACTGGGAGAGGTTCTGGAGCCGGTTACGGAAGTGGCTATGGAGCTGGTTCAGGTTCCGGAATTGGTATTGGTTCAGGATTAGGTGCTGGATCGGGATACGGAAGCGGTTATGGTGCCGGAGCTGGTGCTGGATCAGGTGCAGGATACGGAGCAGGTTCAGGTGCTGGAGCTGGATCGGGAGAAGGAGCTGGATATGGATCAGGTTCTGGAGCTGGATCAGGAGCTGGCGCAGGATCTGGATCAGGAGCTGGAGCTGGTTACGGATCGGGATCAGGAAGCGGTTATGGAGCTGGATCCGGTTCAGGAGCCGGAGCTGGTTCAGGTGCTGGAGCTGGATCGGGTGCAGGAGCGGGATCTGGCTCAGGTGCTGGAGCTGCATCGGGTGCAGGAGCAGGATCTGGCTCAGGTGCTGGAGCTGGATACGGATCTGGCGCTGGATCAGGTGCTGGATACGGATCGGGAGCCGGAGCCGGAGCTGGGTCAGGTTCAGGAGCCGGTTACGGAAGTGATTCTGGAGCTGGATCCGGTGCTGGAGCGGGATCTGGAAGCGGTTATGGTGCTGGATCTGGCGCAGGAGCAGGAGCTGGTTCAGGTGCTGGATCGGGTGCAGGAGCCGGATATGGATCAGGTGCTGGAGCTGGATACGGATCTGGCGCTGGATCAGGTGCTGGAGCGGGAACTGGATTCGGATCAGGTGCCGGAGCCGGAGCTGGGTCAGGTTCAGGAGCTGGTTACGGAAGTGGTTTTGGTGCTGGATCAG GTTCCGGAATTGGTATTGGTTCAGGATTAGGTGCTGGATCGGGATACGGAAGTGGTTATGGTGCCGGAGCTGGTGCTGGATCAGGTGCAGGATACGGAGCAGGTTCAGGTGCTGGAGCTGGATCGGGAGCAGGAGCTGGATCAGGAGCTGGCTCAGGATCTGGATCAGGAGCTGGAGCTGGTTACGGATCGGGATCAGGAAGCGGTTATGGAGGTGGATCAGGTTCAGGAGCCGGAGCTGGATCAGGTGCTGGAGCTGGATCGGGTGCAGGAGCGGGATCTGGCTCAGGTGCTGGAGCTGGATCGGGTGCAGGAGCAGGATCTGGCTCAGGTGCTGGAGCTGGATACGGATCTGGCGCTGGATCAGGTGCTGGATACGGATCGGGAGCCGGAGCCGGAGTTGGGTCAGGTTCAGGAGCCAGTTACGGAAGTGGTTCTGGAGCTGGATCCGGTGCTGGAGCGGGATCTGGAAGCGGTTATGGTGCTGGATCTGGCGCAGGAGCAGGAGCTGGTTCAGGTGCTGGAGCGGGTGCAGGAGCCGGATATGGATCAGGTGCTGCAGCTGGTTACGGATCTGGCGCTGGATCAGGTACAGGAGCTGGTTACGGAAGTGGTTCTGGTGCTGGATCAGGTGCAGGATCGGGATACGGAAGCGGTTATGGTGCCGGAGCCGGAGTTGGATCAGGTGCAGGATACGGAGCAGGATCAGGTGTAGGCTACGGAGCAGGATCAGGTGTAGGCTACGGAGCAGGATTAGGTGCTGGAGCTGGATCGGGAGCAGGAGCTGGATATGGATTGGGTGCCGGAGCGGGATCAGGAAGTGGATATGGTGTTGGAGCCGGAGCTGGATCAGGCGCAGGAGCTGGAGCTGGATACGGAACAGGATTTGGCACTGGAGCCGGATATGGCGCTGGATCAGGTGCTGGTTCAGGATCCGGAACAGGAGCTGGTTCAGGATCAGGTGCTGGATCGGGATATGGAAGCGGTTATGGTGCTGGAACAGGTGCTGGAGCTGGATATGGAAGAGGATTAGGTGCTGCAGCCGGATATGGCACTGGATCAGGTGCAGGTGCCGGAGCTGGTTCAGGTGCTGGAGCTGGAACGGGAGCAGGATCCGGATCTGGGTCGGGTGCTGGTGCTGGATACGGATCTGGCGCAGGATCAGGAGCTGGAGCTGGATCTGGATCAGGATCAGGATCGGGAGCAGGAGCCGGAGCTGGGTCAGGTTCTGGAGCCGGTAACGGAAGTGGTTCTGGAGCTGGATCAGGTGCCGGAGCGGGAACTGGAAGTGGATATGGTACTGGAGCCGGCGCTGGATCAGGTGCAGGGGCCGGAGCTGGATCGGGCGTAGGTGCGGGAGCTGGATCAGGTTCTGGAGCCGGTTTTGGAAGTTCCTATGGTGCTGGTTCAGGATACGGAATTGGTGTTGGTTCAGGATCAGGTGCTGGAGCTGGATACGGAAGAGGATTAGGTGCTGGAGCCGGATATGGAGCTGGATCAGGTGCAGGATCGGGATCTGGTAGCGGTTACGGAGCGGGATCAGGTGCAGGAGCCGGTATCGGAAGTGGTTCTGGAGCTGGATCAGGAAGCGGTTATGGTACTGGAGCCGGCGCTGGATCAGGTGCAGGAGCCGGTATCGGAAGTGGTTCTGGAGCTGGATCAGGAAGCGGTTATGGTACTGGAGCCGGCGCTGGATCAGGTGCAGGAGCTGGAGCTGGAACGGGCGTAGGTGCGGGAGCTGGATACGGAAGAGGGTTCGGTACTGGAGCCGGATATGGCGCTGGATCAGGTGCGGGAGCAGGAGCTGGTTCAGGTTCTGGAGCCGGTTTCGGAAGTGGCTATGGCGCTGGTTTAGGATCCGGAATTGGTGTTGGTTCAGGATCAGGTGCTGGATCGGGTGCTGGAGCTGGATCGGGAGCAGGAGCTGGATATGGATCAGGAGCTGGAGCTGGTTACGGATCGGGATCAGGAAGCGGTTATGGAGCTGGATCAGGTTCAGGAGCCGGAGCAGGTTCAGGTGCTGGAGCTGGATCAGGTGCAGGAGCGGGATCTGGATCAGGTGCTGGATACGGATCGGGAGCCGGAGCCGGAGCTGGGTCAGGTTCAGGAGCCGGTTACGGAAGTGGTTCTGGAGCTGGATCCGGTGCTGGAGCGGGATCTGGAAGCGGTTATGGTGCTGGATCTGGTGCAGGAGCAGGAGCTGGTTCAGGTGCTGGATCGGGTGCAGGAGCCGGATATGGATCAGGTGCTGGTGCTGGATACGGATCTGGCGTTGGATCAGGTGCTGGAGCGGGAGCTGGATACGGATCGGGTGCAGGAGCTGGAGCTGGGTCAGGTTCAGGAGCTGGTTACGGAAGTGGTTCTGGTGCTGGATCAGGTGCAGGATCGGGATACGGAAGCGGTTATGGTGCCGGAGCCGGTGTTGGATCAGGCGCAGGATACGGAGCAGGATCAGGTGTAGGCTACGGAGCAGGATCAGGTGCTGGAGCTGGATCGGGAGCAGGAGCTGGATATGGTTACGGATTGGGTGCCGGAGCGGGATCAGGAAGTGGATATGGTGTTGGAGCCGGCACGGGATCAGGTGCTGGAGCTGGATCGGGAGCAGGAGCCGGATCTGGGTCGGGTGCTGGTGCTGGATACGGATATGGCGCTGGAGCTGGATACGGATCGGGTGCCGGAGCTGGATCTGGATCAGGAGCCGGAGCTGGAGCTGGATACGGATTTGGCGCTGGATCAGGAGCTGGAGCTGGATCAGGTGCAGGAGCCGGAGCTGGATTAGGTGCGGGCGCGGGATCAGGTGCAGGAGCCGGAGCTGGATCAGGTGCTGGAGCTGGATCAGGAACTGGAGCTGGATCTGGATCGGGAGCGGGAGCTGGATACGGATCGGGTGCAGGAGCCGGAGCTGGGTCAGGTTCTGGAACCGGTTACGGAAGTGGTTCTGGAGCTGGATCAGGTGCCGGAGCTGGATACGGAAGCGGCTATGGTGCCGGAGCCGGTGCTGGATCAGGTGCAGGATACGGAGCAGGATCAGGTGCAGGCTACGGAGCAGGATCAG GTGCAGGCTACGGAGCAGGATCAGGTGCTGGAGCCGGTTACGGAAGTGGTTCTGGAGCTGGATCAGGTGCCGGAGGTGGATACGGAAGCGGTTATGGTGTCGGAGCCGGTGCTGGATCAGGTGCAGGATACGGAGCAGGATCAGGTGCAGGCTACGGAGCAGGATTAGGTGCTGGAGCTGGATCGGGAGCAGGAGCTGGTGCTGGATCAGGTGCTGGAGCGGGAGCTGGATCTGGATCAGGTGCTGGAGCGGGAGCTGGATCTGGATCAGGTGCTGGAGCGGGAGCTGGATCTGGATCAGGGGCGGGATCTGGATACGGATCAGGTGCCGGTACTGGAGCTGGGTCTGGTTACGGAAGTGGCTATGGAGTTGGTTCAGGTGCTGGAGCTGGATCTGGCGCTGGAGCAGGATCTGGATATGGATCGGGTGCCGGTGCCGGAGCAGGGTCTGGTTCTGGAGCCGGTTACGGAAGCGGATATGGTGCTGGTTCTGGAGTTGGATCAGGTGCAGGAGCAGGATCTGGATCAGGCGCTGGATCAGGTGCTGGAGCCGGAGCAGGATATGGAAGCGGTTATGGTGCTGGAGCTGGAGCAGGTTATGGTGCGGGATCAGGTGCTGGAGCCGGAGCAGGATCTGGAAGCGGTTATGGTGCTGGAGCTGGAGCAGGTTATGGTGCGGGATCAGGTGCTGGAGCCGGAGCGGGATCTGGCAGCGGTTATGGTGCTGGAGCTGGCGCTGGATCAGGTGCAGGAGCAGGATCTGGATCAGGCGCTGGATCAGGTGCGGGAGCTGGAGCAGGTTATGGTGCGGGATCAGGTGCAGGAGCAGGATCTGGATCTGGAAGCGGTTATGGTGCTGGAGCTGGAGCAGGTTATGGTGCGGGATCAGGTGCTGGAGCCGGAGCAGGATCTGGAAGCGGTTATGGTGCTGGAGCTGGAGCAGGTTATGGTGCGGGATCAGGTGCTGGAGCCGGAGCGGGATCTGGAAGCGGTTATGGTGCTGGAGCTGGCGCTGGATCAGGTGCAGGAGCTGGCGCTGGATCAGGTGCAGGAGCAGGATCTGGATCAGGCGCTGGATCAGGTGCGGGAGCTGGAGCAGGTTATGGTGCGGGATCAGGTGCAGGAGCAGGATCTGGATCAGGCACTGGATCAGGTGCGGGAGCTGGAGCAGGTTATGGTGCGGGATCAGGTGCTGGAGCCGGAGCTGGATATGGTGGAGGTTTTGGTGCTGGTTCAGGATCTGGATCGGGTGCTGGTGCTGGTGTGGGATCTGGAAGTGGTTATGGCACTGGAGCCGGATCTGGAGCAGGAGCTGGATCTGGTGCAGGTGCTGGATCTGGGGTAGGAGCCGGAGCTGGATCAGGTTCTGGAGCCGGTTATGGAAGTGGCTATGGTGCTGGTTCTGGAGCTGGATCAAGTGCTGGAGCGGGATCTGGAAGCGGTTATGGAACTGGAGCGGGAACTGGCTCTGGATCAGGTGTTGGTTTTGGAGCCGGATACGGAGGAGGTTACGGTGCTGGTTTCGGAGCTGGAAGCGGCGTCGGATATGGTGCTGGCGCAGGAGCTGGTGCAGGAACTGGTAATGTCATTGGAGATGCCTTTGCTCAAGAGTTTACCAAGAATTTACTATCCTCGGGTGTTTTAACCTCTGAAACTGTAACTTCCTCTTCTGCTCAAGCGACTGCATCCTCAATGGCTGCTACTGCAGCTCAAAGCTTGGGCTTGGATGCTAATACGGCTAACTACTTGTCTAACGAAATGGCCAGAATGGCTGCTTCCATGGCACAGAGTGCTAGCGACCAGGCTGCTTTTGTTCAGGCTCTGTCGTATAACATGGGAAAACTTCTTGCGGAATCTGGTGCGATTAATGAAAGTACAGCGTCATCTGCTGCCTCAAGCGCCTCTTCTTCGGTAACCCAAACTATAAGAACTTACGATCTTGGAGGAGGAGCTGGATACGGTGGCGCAGCGGCAGCTGGCGCTGGTGCATCAGCTGCGGCTGGAGCTTCAGCATCTTCAAGTGTCTCGTCTTCTAGTGGAGTTGGTACTGCAAATTACGGTGGATATGGATATGGAACGGCTGGTGCAGCAACAGAAGCTGGTGCGTATAGTAGTGCACTGAGTGGTCTGGCATCCCCTGAAGCGGTAAATAGAATAGTGTCTAACATTGGACCTATTGTATATGGTGGTTCGTCCGCTCTATCCGATGTAGCATCAAATATTATCTCCCAAGTTAGCGCTTCTGCTTATGGTGCCTCTGCTAATGACGTTGTAATCCAAGGTTTGCTGGAATTGATTTCTATTCttgttcatataataaataattgctcCATTGGTCCTGTTAACCCAAATGGAGCTGATGCATCTCTGGCTACTGTCAGACAGGCAATGGCGCCTATTCTTGGTTAA